A DNA window from Thiothrix subterranea contains the following coding sequences:
- a CDS encoding Arc family DNA-binding protein: MSKEDQRIHPYPVRLTKELREKLDTAAKAAGRSLNAEMLLRLEASFSELSTDDQPMTAAQVRELIREELTKAGK, encoded by the coding sequence ATGAGTAAAGAAGACCAGCGAATCCACCCATACCCCGTAAGGCTTACCAAAGAACTTAGGGAAAAACTTGATACCGCCGCGAAAGCCGCCGGTAGGTCACTGAATGCTGAAATGCTGCTAAGGCTTGAGGCTTCGTTCTCAGAACTGTCCACAGATGACCAGCCGATGACCGCCGCGCAAGTGCGGGAACTGATACGGGAAGAACTCACCAAAGCGGGTAAGTAG
- a CDS encoding AbrB/MazE/SpoVT family DNA-binding domain-containing protein — MNSTTTEPGNPGAKPCGDVPPAPAKPTRKRYTLAELLDGCNPEYAMSEEAREWENMPPVGNEVI, encoded by the coding sequence ATGAACAGCACCACCACAGAACCGGGCAACCCCGGCGCTAAGCCTTGCGGTGATGTTCCACCAGCACCGGCTAAACCTACCCGCAAACGTTACACATTGGCGGAATTGTTGGATGGATGTAATCCAGAATACGCTATGTCAGAAGAAGCCCGCGAATGGGAGAACATGCCACCCGTAGGTAATGAAGTTATCTAA
- a CDS encoding Arc family DNA-binding protein codes for MNNERVKPYPVRLEPELSQWVKERAKDNDRSINAEINRLIKQAREAEKQAYMP; via the coding sequence ATGAACAATGAACGAGTAAAGCCGTATCCGGTACGCCTCGAACCAGAACTAAGCCAATGGGTGAAGGAACGCGCCAAGGACAACGATAGAAGTATTAATGCGGAAATTAACCGTTTGATTAAGCAAGCAAGGGAGGCAGAGAAACAGGCTTACATGCCCTAA
- a CDS encoding helix-turn-helix domain-containing protein: MSELFHYQSCGLANVWLRNGFESKPTPYGEAVAIADVAGLHKTIGLFITNNQPLLDGAEIRFLRKELDLSQTMLGEVLGVSESTVRNWEAGRQPITAAADRFTRLLYQEHIQGNAYIKAMVERLSKLDHTRHIQRLELESTGQGWKAAA, translated from the coding sequence AACGTGTGGTTACGCAATGGTTTTGAAAGCAAGCCAACGCCTTATGGTGAAGCGGTGGCGATTGCCGATGTAGCAGGGCTGCACAAGACCATAGGGCTATTCATCACCAATAACCAACCCTTGTTGGATGGGGCGGAAATCCGTTTCTTGCGTAAGGAATTAGACCTTTCCCAAACCATGTTGGGTGAGGTGTTGGGCGTGAGTGAGTCCACCGTGAGGAACTGGGAGGCAGGGCGGCAACCGATCACGGCGGCGGCGGATAGGTTCACCCGTTTGCTGTACCAAGAACACATTCAGGGCAACGCCTATATCAAGGCAATGGTGGAGCGTTTGAGTAAGCTAGACCATACACGGCATATTCAGCGGCTGGAACTGGAAAGCACCGGGCAGGGCTGGAAAGCGGCGGCTTGA
- a CDS encoding DUF5615 family PIN-like protein, whose protein sequence is MKLLLDENLSRRVIPAILDAYPESSQIALLGMDAANDRQVWAYAQQNGYILVTQDSDFHEMSVLYGHPPKVIWLKCGNQPRRRIVDILLSITEEVQAFACNPELSCLEIYA, encoded by the coding sequence ATGAAGTTATTGCTTGATGAAAACTTGTCACGGCGGGTTATTCCCGCGATTCTGGACGCTTACCCGGAATCCTCACAAATCGCCTTATTGGGCATGGATGCGGCAAATGATAGGCAGGTGTGGGCGTATGCGCAGCAGAACGGTTACATACTGGTAACGCAAGACAGCGACTTTCACGAAATGTCGGTACTGTACGGACACCCGCCCAAAGTCATTTGGTTGAAATGTGGCAACCAACCACGGCGGCGGATTGTGGATATATTGCTATCCATCACCGAAGAGGTACAAGCCTTTGCCTGTAACCCTGAATTATCGTGTTTGGAAATATACGCATGA
- a CDS encoding DUF433 domain-containing protein — translation MSAPTNNRITIEAGKRGGKPCIRGLRITVYDVLGWLAAGMDTQEIIEDFPELEAADIIASLQFAANREHTLQVLIAA, via the coding sequence ATGAGCGCACCGACAAACAACAGAATCACCATTGAAGCGGGCAAGCGCGGCGGTAAGCCGTGCATTCGTGGCTTGCGGATTACGGTTTATGATGTGTTGGGCTGGCTTGCGGCTGGCATGGATACACAAGAAATTATTGAAGACTTCCCGGAGCTGGAAGCGGCGGACATTATCGCCTCTCTACAATTCGCGGCGAATCGTGAACACACTTTGCAGGTGTTGATAGCGGCATGA